The following proteins are encoded in a genomic region of Hymenobacter siberiensis:
- a CDS encoding porin translates to MKLSISLLLAALPLAATAQTTPETTPPPAVATATPSPLSYYGFVDGYYGYDFDYANGNSRPSFIFSHNRQNEFTVNQALVGVRYNDGTVRGTVGLHTGSYPAANYSKEDLVFQHIYEAYAGFRPFAKAWLDFGIFNSHLGFESALSKDNWTLTRSLNAENSPYFETGARFTYEVGPKLTLTGLVLNGWQNIRETNQAKALGTQLQWKPSDKVLINSSTFYGNEQPTGLGIRRRYFHDFYITYAATERVNLALVFDVGKQQSASQEKYDTWHTASAFVKYKLAEKFSTTLRGEYYYAERGVIINSISPTAFDADFRVVGGSLNLDYAPASNVLCRVEGRYLNGASGVFSRVDNPDNRSYGNVTTSIALSF, encoded by the coding sequence ATGAAGCTTTCTATCTCTCTGTTGCTGGCTGCGCTACCGCTGGCTGCCACCGCCCAAACTACTCCCGAAACGACACCGCCGCCTGCTGTCGCCACTGCCACACCCTCGCCGCTCAGCTACTATGGCTTCGTGGATGGCTACTACGGCTATGATTTTGACTATGCCAATGGCAATAGCCGGCCCTCCTTTATTTTCTCGCACAACCGCCAGAACGAGTTCACGGTGAACCAGGCGTTGGTTGGGGTTCGCTACAACGATGGCACGGTGCGCGGCACGGTGGGCCTGCACACGGGTTCGTATCCGGCGGCCAACTACTCGAAGGAAGACCTGGTGTTCCAGCATATCTACGAGGCGTACGCGGGTTTCCGGCCGTTTGCCAAGGCGTGGCTGGACTTCGGAATTTTCAACTCACACCTGGGTTTCGAATCGGCCCTGTCGAAGGACAATTGGACGCTCACCCGCTCGCTGAACGCCGAAAACTCGCCTTATTTCGAAACCGGTGCCCGCTTCACCTACGAAGTCGGCCCCAAGCTCACCCTCACCGGGCTGGTGCTGAACGGCTGGCAGAACATCCGCGAAACCAACCAGGCCAAGGCCCTCGGCACCCAGCTGCAGTGGAAGCCGTCGGACAAGGTGCTCATCAACAGCAGCACGTTCTACGGCAACGAGCAGCCCACCGGCCTGGGCATCCGCCGCCGCTATTTCCACGATTTTTACATCACCTACGCCGCCACCGAGCGCGTGAACCTGGCGCTGGTGTTCGACGTGGGCAAGCAGCAGAGCGCCAGCCAGGAGAAGTACGATACCTGGCACACAGCCTCGGCTTTCGTGAAGTATAAGCTGGCCGAAAAGTTTTCCACCACGCTGCGCGGCGAGTACTACTACGCCGAGCGCGGCGTCATCATCAACAGCATTTCGCCCACCGCTTTCGATGCCGATTTCCGGGTGGTCGGCGGCTCGCTCAACCTCGACTACGCGCCCGCCAGCAACGTGCTATGCCGCGTCGAAGGCCGATATTTGAACGGGGCGAGCGGCGTATTTTCTCGCGTGGATAACCCCGATAACCGCAGCTATGGCAACGTGACGACGAGCATCGCGCTGTCGTTTTAA
- a CDS encoding ATP-dependent zinc protease family protein yields MNRPVKRTLGRRELVDFPAFALVGVEAKVDTGAYTSAIHCTNIHIETPAGQPPVLVVNLLDPGHVGADGCPLTFTEFALRDIRSSNGEVQERYVIRAVVQLYGKAFEADFSLSDRSDMKYPVLLGRSLLRQGRFVVDVARRNLSCKFLARATARRTRP; encoded by the coding sequence ATGAATCGTCCCGTCAAGCGCACCCTCGGCCGCCGCGAGCTGGTTGATTTTCCGGCCTTCGCCCTCGTGGGCGTGGAGGCCAAGGTGGACACCGGCGCGTACACCAGCGCCATTCACTGTACCAATATTCACATTGAAACTCCGGCCGGGCAGCCGCCCGTGCTGGTGGTGAACCTCCTCGACCCCGGCCATGTGGGGGCCGATGGCTGCCCGCTCACCTTCACCGAGTTTGCCCTGCGCGACATTCGCTCCAGTAATGGCGAGGTGCAGGAGCGCTACGTAATTCGGGCGGTGGTGCAGCTCTACGGCAAAGCGTTTGAAGCCGATTTTTCGCTTTCCGACCGCTCCGACATGAAATACCCCGTATTGCTGGGGCGCAGCCTGTTGCGGCAGGGCCGGTTTGTGGTTGACGTAGCCCGGCGCAACCTTTCCTGCAAGTTCCTGGCCCGTGCCACTGCCCGGCGCACCCGCCCCTGA
- a CDS encoding redoxin domain-containing protein: MQKYLLALLLALPCLAQAQTPFAYTVKGKLGNLSAPAKLYLVRGMSIADSATLKNGVFELKGTADAPTTADLVFRREGRLVSLFGPMGDRTRIFLEPGTVTVTSPDSLAHATITGGPAMADYLRLDASMKPIIARMQVVGAEAQKATESQRQAPGFQEQVQARFQALNKEMVKVNYAFIKANPSSYASLDALLGMRMWDTPRYAIVGPLYEPFSPALKNTPQGRDYGAMVQRLKDIGVGQPAPAISQPTPDGKTVSLADYRGKYVLVDFWASWCKPCRAENPAVTKVYNAYKDRNFDILGVSLDDEEGRAKWLKAIQDDHLAWTQVSDLKGLQNAAAQRYAVQAIPQNFLVGPDGKIVAVNLHGDELGATLAKLIK; encoded by the coding sequence ATGCAAAAGTACCTACTCGCCTTGCTGCTGGCCCTGCCGTGCCTGGCCCAGGCCCAAACGCCGTTTGCTTATACCGTCAAAGGCAAGCTCGGCAACCTGAGTGCCCCGGCCAAGCTTTACCTGGTGCGCGGCATGAGCATTGCCGACTCGGCGACGCTGAAAAATGGCGTTTTTGAGTTGAAAGGTACCGCCGATGCACCCACCACGGCCGACCTGGTATTTCGACGCGAAGGGCGGTTGGTCAGTCTGTTTGGGCCAATGGGTGACCGCACGCGCATATTCCTGGAGCCCGGCACCGTAACCGTGACCAGCCCCGACTCGCTGGCCCACGCTACCATTACAGGTGGGCCGGCTATGGCCGATTATCTGCGCCTGGATGCTTCTATGAAACCGATTATCGCCCGTATGCAAGTTGTTGGAGCCGAGGCGCAGAAGGCAACCGAGTCTCAGCGTCAGGCTCCCGGTTTCCAGGAGCAGGTGCAGGCCCGCTTTCAGGCACTGAATAAGGAGATGGTGAAGGTCAACTACGCATTCATCAAAGCCAACCCCAGCTCCTATGCGAGCCTGGATGCATTACTTGGAATGCGTATGTGGGATACGCCCCGGTATGCCATCGTGGGCCCCCTGTATGAGCCGTTCAGCCCGGCGCTGAAAAATACGCCGCAAGGCCGCGATTACGGCGCCATGGTGCAGCGTCTGAAAGATATTGGGGTAGGCCAGCCGGCCCCGGCCATCAGCCAGCCTACGCCCGATGGCAAAACGGTGAGCCTGGCCGACTACCGGGGCAAGTACGTACTGGTCGATTTCTGGGCCAGTTGGTGCAAGCCCTGCCGGGCCGAAAACCCCGCCGTAACCAAGGTCTACAACGCCTATAAAGACCGTAATTTCGACATCCTGGGCGTGTCGCTCGATGACGAGGAAGGCAGGGCCAAATGGCTCAAGGCTATTCAGGACGACCACCTGGCCTGGACCCAAGTATCAGACCTGAAAGGCTTGCAGAATGCCGCCGCCCAGCGCTACGCCGTGCAGGCCATCCCACAAAACTTTCTGGTGGGCCCCGACGGCAAAATCGTGGCCGTAAACCTGCACGGCGATGAACTAGGCGCTACCCTGGCAAAATTGATAAAGTAG
- a CDS encoding succinylglutamate desuccinylase/aspartoacylase family protein: MPATSAAIHLNGLTIQPGERVLTRLVISKLPSGTVIDVPVHVLRAQEPGPTLLLMGGMHGDEVNGIETIRRLVRRELLAPLRGTVIAIPILNIYGFLNFSRDVPDGKDVNRSFPGFPRGSLAGRVAHRFMREIMPLIDYGIDFHTGGAARSNFPQVRALLGIDPEVDAMAAAFGAPFTLHAGLRGGSLREAAQELGKRIIVYETGESLRLDEPGIEEAVAGTLRVLHHLGMGPEAPAPARPGIICRRHTWLRARFAGLFRAHVENGQFIEKGQIYGSVADPYGAQSVRLESPLSGYVIGLNYMPVVNQGDALLHLAVPA; encoded by the coding sequence ATGCCTGCTACCTCCGCTGCCATTCACCTCAACGGTCTCACCATTCAGCCCGGCGAGCGGGTGCTCACGCGGCTGGTTATTTCGAAGCTGCCCTCGGGCACGGTGATTGACGTGCCGGTGCATGTGCTGCGCGCCCAGGAACCCGGCCCCACGCTGCTGCTCATGGGCGGCATGCACGGCGATGAGGTGAACGGCATTGAGACCATCCGGCGGCTGGTGCGGCGCGAGCTGCTGGCGCCGCTGCGGGGTACGGTCATCGCCATTCCCATTCTCAATATTTACGGCTTTCTTAATTTCAGCCGCGACGTACCCGATGGCAAGGACGTGAACCGCTCGTTTCCCGGGTTTCCGCGGGGGTCGCTGGCCGGGCGGGTGGCCCACCGCTTCATGCGCGAAATCATGCCGCTGATTGACTACGGCATCGATTTTCACACGGGCGGGGCGGCGCGGTCCAACTTTCCGCAGGTGCGCGCCCTGCTGGGTATCGACCCCGAGGTGGATGCCATGGCGGCCGCGTTTGGCGCGCCCTTCACGCTGCATGCGGGGCTGCGGGGCGGGTCATTGCGCGAGGCGGCGCAGGAGCTGGGCAAGCGCATTATCGTGTACGAAACCGGCGAGAGCCTGCGGCTCGATGAGCCCGGCATTGAGGAGGCCGTGGCGGGCACGCTGCGGGTGCTGCACCACCTGGGTATGGGGCCAGAAGCGCCTGCGCCAGCCCGGCCGGGCATTATTTGCCGGCGGCATACGTGGCTGCGGGCCCGGTTTGCGGGCCTATTCCGGGCGCACGTCGAGAACGGGCAGTTTATTGAGAAGGGCCAGATTTATGGCTCCGTGGCCGACCCCTATGGTGCGCAGTCGGTGCGGCTGGAGTCGCCCCTGAGCGGCTACGTGATTGGCCTGAACTACATGCCCGTGGTGAACCAGGGCGATGCCCTGCTGCACCTGGCCGTACCGGCGTAG
- a CDS encoding potassium-transporting ATPase subunit C encodes MKTQLNSAFRLPIALLVLCCILCPAFVAAVAQAAPGAGVQISRNSPVAGFANGGQKFDAPGYFNSRPSAADYQVDASSGSNKGSSNPACLKTVHSRLTAFAQQRPTALTGQVPAALLTTSGAGRGPHLLPAGALVQVARVARVRGLPEAQVRALVARHVEKPLLAFFGPAKVNVWQLNLALDSLAAR; translated from the coding sequence ATGAAAACCCAGCTCAATTCCGCCTTCCGCCTTCCCATCGCTCTGCTGGTACTGTGCTGCATCCTATGCCCGGCCTTTGTAGCGGCCGTGGCGCAGGCTGCGCCCGGCGCCGGCGTCCAAATCAGCCGCAATAGCCCCGTGGCGGGCTTTGCCAACGGGGGCCAGAAGTTTGATGCGCCCGGGTATTTCAACTCGCGGCCCTCGGCAGCCGACTACCAGGTCGATGCCTCCAGCGGCTCTAATAAAGGCTCTTCGAATCCGGCATGCCTGAAAACGGTGCACAGTCGCCTCACCGCTTTCGCGCAGCAGCGCCCCACGGCGCTCACCGGCCAGGTACCTGCCGCGCTGCTCACAACCAGCGGCGCGGGGCGCGGCCCGCACCTCTTGCCAGCCGGGGCGCTGGTGCAGGTGGCGCGGGTGGCGCGGGTACGCGGGCTGCCCGAGGCCCAGGTGAGGGCGCTGGTGGCGCGCCACGTCGAAAAACCGCTGCTGGCGTTCTTCGGTCCGGCCAAAGTGAACGTATGGCAACTAAATCTGGCGCTGGACTCGCTGGCCGCCCGGTAA
- a CDS encoding OmpH family outer membrane protein, with protein MKNPLQLTINIMLALAVAGLYFLHFNHTPVAPALATDSSMAVMATPEPAADTATATSPADAAAPAVAAAPVQDNTGDFSGKLAYVESGKMLDGYQGMKDARKAFEGKARGWEKQNQTMLAGFKANVEAYQKQAASLTAEQRAATEQKLQEQQQQVGQQQQMLQQQAQQEEAKLTQTVLESVNKKVEAYGKAHGYKLILIAAPSGTIAYGEKNLDITTPVLAYLNAGYRKK; from the coding sequence ATGAAAAACCCTCTTCAGCTTACCATTAACATTATGCTGGCGCTGGCCGTGGCCGGTTTGTACTTCCTGCATTTCAACCACACGCCCGTTGCACCCGCTCTCGCTACCGACAGCAGCATGGCCGTGATGGCCACCCCCGAGCCCGCCGCCGATACCGCCACCGCCACTTCGCCCGCCGATGCTGCCGCGCCCGCCGTGGCCGCCGCCCCCGTGCAGGACAACACCGGCGATTTCTCGGGCAAGCTGGCCTACGTGGAGTCGGGTAAAATGCTGGACGGCTACCAGGGCATGAAGGATGCGCGCAAAGCCTTCGAGGGCAAGGCCCGTGGCTGGGAAAAGCAGAACCAGACCATGCTGGCCGGCTTCAAAGCCAACGTGGAAGCCTACCAGAAGCAGGCGGCCAGCCTCACCGCCGAGCAGCGCGCCGCTACCGAGCAGAAGCTGCAGGAGCAGCAGCAGCAGGTGGGTCAGCAGCAGCAGATGCTGCAGCAGCAGGCGCAGCAGGAAGAAGCCAAGCTCACCCAAACCGTGCTCGAAAGCGTGAATAAGAAGGTGGAAGCCTACGGCAAAGCCCACGGCTACAAGCTGATTCTCATTGCCGCGCCCAGCGGCACCATCGCCTACGGCGAGAAAAACCTCGACATCACCACGCCCGTGCTGGCTTACCTAAATGCCGGCTATCGGAAAAAGTAA
- a CDS encoding sigma-54-dependent transcriptional regulator, giving the protein MPTGTILLIDDEAMLRQAVARTLELEGYTVRQAPDAMRGLEALRELANEVLVVLSDVKLPDGRGLDLLPRYKALAPLAEVVLMTAYGTIPDGVRAMKEGAFDYLTKGDSDDQLLVVVDRAAEKARLQRRVADLEKQVGTQYSFESMIGHSAALEQAKRLAQRAAPTDSTVLLEGPTGAGKELFAQALHQASPRRNKPFVAVNCSAFPRDLLESELFGYKKGAFTGALADKKGLLEEASGGTIFLDEIGELELNVQAKFLRVLETRQFTKLGDTRPTSVDVRIVAATNRNLRAEAEAGHFRPDLYYRLAVFTVPVPGLNERRDDVPELANYFLQFFAAKLRRRLRGLEPEVLAQLRAHDWRGNVRELKNVLERAAILADGDTLTVDDLPPEFHHLPPAPGLDEATDRTLRTQEKRQIRQVLLDTGGNKMEAARQLGIGTKTLYRKIQEYGL; this is encoded by the coding sequence ATGCCCACCGGCACCATTTTGCTCATCGACGACGAAGCCATGCTGCGCCAGGCCGTGGCCCGCACCCTGGAGCTGGAAGGCTATACCGTGCGCCAGGCCCCCGATGCCATGCGCGGCCTCGAAGCCCTGCGAGAGCTGGCCAATGAGGTACTGGTAGTGCTCAGCGACGTGAAGCTGCCCGACGGCCGCGGCCTCGACCTGCTGCCCCGCTACAAGGCCCTCGCCCCGCTGGCCGAAGTGGTGCTGATGACGGCCTACGGCACCATTCCCGACGGCGTGCGGGCCATGAAGGAAGGCGCGTTCGACTACCTCACCAAGGGCGATTCCGACGACCAGCTCCTCGTGGTAGTCGACCGCGCCGCCGAAAAAGCGCGTCTCCAGCGCCGCGTGGCCGATTTGGAGAAGCAGGTCGGCACTCAGTATAGTTTCGAGTCGATGATTGGGCACTCGGCCGCGCTGGAGCAGGCCAAGCGCTTGGCCCAGCGTGCCGCGCCCACCGACAGCACCGTGCTGCTGGAAGGCCCCACCGGCGCGGGCAAGGAGCTGTTTGCCCAAGCCCTGCACCAGGCCAGCCCGCGCCGCAACAAGCCGTTTGTGGCCGTGAACTGCTCGGCCTTTCCGCGCGATTTGCTCGAATCGGAGCTTTTTGGCTACAAGAAAGGGGCCTTTACGGGGGCGCTGGCCGATAAAAAGGGTTTGCTGGAAGAAGCCAGCGGCGGCACTATTTTTCTGGATGAGATAGGGGAGCTGGAGCTGAATGTGCAGGCCAAGTTTCTGCGGGTGCTGGAAACGCGGCAGTTTACCAAGCTGGGCGACACCCGGCCCACCAGCGTGGACGTGCGCATTGTGGCCGCCACCAACCGCAACCTGCGCGCCGAAGCTGAAGCCGGCCACTTCCGCCCCGACCTCTACTACCGCCTGGCCGTGTTCACGGTGCCTGTGCCCGGCCTGAATGAGCGGCGTGACGACGTGCCCGAGCTGGCCAACTACTTCCTGCAGTTTTTCGCCGCCAAGCTGCGTCGCCGCCTGCGCGGCCTCGAGCCGGAGGTGCTGGCCCAGCTGCGTGCCCACGACTGGCGCGGCAATGTGCGCGAGCTGAAAAACGTGCTCGAACGCGCTGCCATCCTCGCCGATGGCGACACCCTGACCGTGGACGACCTGCCGCCCGAGTTTCACCACTTGCCGCCCGCCCCCGGCCTCGACGAGGCCACCGACCGCACCCTGCGCACCCAGGAAAAACGCCAGATTCGGCAGGTGCTGCTCGACACCGGTGGCAACAAGATGGAAGCCGCCCGCCAACTCGGCATCGGCACCAAAACGCTGTACCGCAAGATTCAGGAGTACGGGTTGTAG
- a CDS encoding cupin domain-containing protein, with protein METSSLLGPMKGATHREVGGVHIDVVPTGNARVKRIVYPVGFRWSKNLKGIVGTPLCMHAHVGFLASGQINIQYADGAMEVFVAPQAVAIAPGHDGWVVGDEPAILIEFDFEGETVERMGLASRH; from the coding sequence ATGGAAACGTCCTCTCTCCTCGGCCCGATGAAGGGCGCTACGCACCGCGAAGTCGGCGGTGTGCACATTGATGTAGTGCCCACCGGCAATGCCCGCGTCAAGCGCATTGTGTACCCGGTGGGCTTCCGGTGGTCAAAAAACCTGAAGGGCATCGTGGGCACACCGCTGTGCATGCATGCGCACGTTGGCTTTTTGGCCAGCGGCCAGATAAATATTCAGTATGCCGACGGCGCGATGGAAGTGTTTGTGGCCCCGCAGGCGGTGGCCATTGCGCCGGGCCACGACGGCTGGGTGGTGGGCGACGAGCCGGCCATTCTGATTGAGTTCGACTTCGAAGGCGAAACCGTGGAGCGCATGGGCCTGGCCAGCCGGCACTAG
- a CDS encoding 2TM domain-containing protein, with protein METLQRDPYLWQKAKVRAKFQSHLLSFLFVNAILWVIWASTRPTHPFRLPLFTA; from the coding sequence ATGGAAACCCTGCAACGCGACCCCTACCTGTGGCAAAAGGCCAAAGTCCGCGCCAAATTCCAATCGCACCTGCTGTCGTTTTTGTTCGTGAACGCGATACTGTGGGTTATCTGGGCCAGCACGAGGCCGACTCACCCATTCCGCCTGCCCCTTTTCACCGCATGA
- a CDS encoding response regulator, translating into MPKLSSVLLVDDDPTNNFLNERLLKRLAVTEHILVAENGREALAVIQQASTASQPSYPALILLDIQMPVMNGIEFLQAYQQLPLPQRRDTTVVVLTTSMDLRDLTCLEALPAAGHITKPLTLEKLDAVLQQHFQ; encoded by the coding sequence ATGCCTAAGCTAAGCAGTGTGCTGTTGGTCGATGACGACCCGACCAATAATTTTCTGAATGAACGGCTGCTCAAGCGGCTGGCTGTGACGGAACACATTTTAGTGGCCGAAAACGGGCGGGAAGCCCTGGCTGTAATCCAGCAGGCCAGCACCGCGTCCCAGCCTAGCTACCCGGCCCTTATTCTGCTCGATATTCAGATGCCCGTTATGAATGGCATTGAGTTTTTGCAGGCCTACCAGCAATTGCCGCTGCCCCAGCGGCGCGACACCACCGTGGTGGTCCTCACCACTTCCATGGACCTGCGCGACCTCACCTGCCTTGAAGCTCTGCCCGCCGCCGGCCACATCACCAAGCCCCTCACCCTGGAGAAACTCGATGCCGTGCTCCAGCAGCACTTTCAATAG
- the rimK gene encoding 30S ribosomal protein S6--L-glutamate ligase — translation MKLAILSREPKSYSTQRLVEAALAQGHEAVVIDHLQCNIVLEKGKPGILYQGVLLEGFDAIIPRIGASVTFYGTAVVRQFEMMKVRTAIDSQAIVRSRDKLRSMQILSRAGVGMPKTAFTNFSADVPAMIEQVGGAPVIIKLLEGTQGLGVVLAESAKAAQSVIEAFHNLKARIIVQEFIAESKGADLRAFVVDGEVVGAMKRQGKEGEFRSNLHRGGSGILVKLTRAEKAAALLATKALGLGIAGVDMLQSKRGPLVLEVNSSPGLEGIEKATGQDIAGRIIEYTADLAARKREKPKPKKDSVRAVDAQSDVPAGK, via the coding sequence ATGAAACTGGCCATTCTCTCGCGTGAGCCCAAATCCTACTCCACCCAGCGGCTGGTGGAGGCTGCCCTTGCGCAGGGCCACGAAGCCGTGGTCATCGACCACCTGCAGTGCAACATTGTGCTGGAAAAGGGGAAGCCCGGCATCCTGTACCAGGGCGTGCTGCTGGAGGGCTTCGATGCCATTATTCCGCGCATTGGGGCCTCGGTCACGTTCTACGGCACGGCCGTAGTGCGGCAGTTTGAGATGATGAAGGTGCGTACGGCCATTGACAGCCAAGCCATTGTGCGCTCGCGCGACAAGCTGCGCTCGATGCAAATCCTGAGCCGCGCCGGCGTGGGCATGCCCAAAACCGCCTTCACCAACTTCTCGGCCGACGTGCCGGCCATGATTGAGCAGGTGGGTGGCGCGCCGGTCATCATCAAGCTCCTCGAAGGCACCCAGGGCCTGGGCGTGGTGCTGGCCGAGTCGGCCAAAGCCGCGCAGTCGGTAATTGAGGCGTTTCACAACCTCAAGGCCCGCATCATCGTGCAGGAGTTTATTGCGGAAAGCAAGGGGGCCGACCTGCGCGCCTTCGTGGTGGATGGCGAAGTGGTGGGAGCCATGAAGCGCCAGGGCAAGGAGGGTGAGTTCCGCTCGAACCTGCACCGTGGTGGCTCGGGTATCCTTGTCAAGCTCACCCGCGCCGAAAAAGCCGCCGCCCTGCTGGCTACCAAAGCCCTCGGCCTGGGCATTGCCGGCGTCGATATGCTGCAAAGCAAGCGCGGCCCGCTGGTACTCGAAGTGAACTCTTCGCCGGGCCTGGAGGGCATTGAAAAAGCCACCGGGCAGGATATCGCCGGCCGCATCATCGAATACACGGCCGACCTCGCCGCCAGAAAAAGAGAGAAGCCCAAACCCAAAAAAGACTCCGTTCGGGCCGTAGATGCGCAGTCGGACGTGCCGGCGGGCAAGTAG